The Mycosarcoma maydis chromosome 12, whole genome shotgun sequence nucleotide sequence GCCATCCGTTCTTCTGGAACGACGGTGCCAAGCGTCTTTTGATCCCGTGCCTTCCAGTGTGCGACGACAGAGATGGATGAAGCAAATAGGAGGCTTGATCGCTGCCCTTGAGAGCTCGCTCCAGCAAACTGGCCAAGAGAGGCTAGTCGGCCCAGAGCGCTGACGTGCGGCTGCAAAGACTCCAATGGACGGAGAAAGTCCATGGGCCAAGCACAGTGAAGGATCGTGAGCGCATTGCGGGTGAGAGCAGCGTACCTTGCAGCTGTGAGGCCCAGTCTTGGTCTGGATAGCTCGCATGGCCATATCGTGACCTTGCGTTCGTCTTCAGGCATCCAAACTACTCCTGCAAGTCGGAGGCAGTCGATAAGATGTTCTTTCTCCATTCCGCCTGACTTAGGTCGGACAAGACAGACTATCTTAGAAAACGCTTGAGCCAGGCTGGGCTGCTCTCGCAGATATGTCTTAAGCAAGTGTCGTCCAAGTGATCCGGTCGAGCCAGTGAGAACGAGGATACGACCACAAGAGTTGTCATCAAGCTTCCAAGGACTATCGTAAGACATAGCAGAGACTTCTTCCAAGTGGATCTTCTCTTCTTCAAATGCTCTCCAAGCTTGATCTATGCTGCCATTGAGCCTTTGCTCCTGGCATTGCGCTAGCTGGATGACACCATTTGTCTCTAGTCCTGACTGTCGCTTGTAGGATAACACCGCTTCTGCCAACTTTGCTACGGTAGGAAAGCGGTAGACGATGCCGCTTGGCATGATCAAAGAAGCGCCTGTCGTAGGGAATGACTGCTTCAGCCttcgctcgagcttgactGCCCTGTATGAGTCCAtaccgagctcgaagaagTCACGTTCGAGCAAGTCCGAGTAGCCCATAGTGCGACACGAAGGCAGTTGCTCCTGCACGAATTCGGCGATCTGTTTGCGTAGATGCTCTTCTCCCTTGGAGACTTCGAAGTGCGTCCCTTCCTGTGAATTTGCTGACCTTTGTACCGTGACTGACTGTAGGCTGTCATATGCCTTTTCAATCTCGAGCGCAAATTCTGCTTCACATCTCGCGCGTTGGGCGTTGCCCTTGAACGTACGTGGCAACGCTTTCGCCACAGGGTCAGTGAATAGTACCAAGCCCGGATCGACCTGTGCGTGGgcgtcagcagcgctgTTAGCATTTTGTAGGATGTCTAGGATCTCCGCAGAGCATTTCCGAGACTCTGGATCCGGAGAATCACTCGAAGGCGGCGTGACTTGCTCAAAACGCATCTCCACCAAAAGACCGATCTGGAAGCGGTTGGTGCCAAAGGCGACCACATCGCTGACAGCAGGATGCTGTCGGATGGCAGACTCGATTCCCATAGGGTTCACCTTTTCGCCAGTAGCTAGAACGATAATGTCGTCGATACGGCCCTCGATGCGTACTTGCGCCCGATTACCTCCAGCGTTGGGATTGTATTCCAGCGAATCCTGGAGCCAGAAATCCTTCGTCCATCCAAACGGCCGAGTCCCGATCTGCAGGTGGCTCTCGTCCGACGAATTCTGGATCCGCTCTCGTCGAAAGCGTAGAGGAATGTCACGACGGATAAGAAGGTACTTGGGGTCGTATTTAAGCTCAGGTCCCGGGTGAACGATGGGGGCGAGCGCTCCGATCTCGGTGACGCCAAAGTGGTTCAAGAGCTCAACACcgtgctcgacaaggaATTCTGTCAGCTCAGTTCGCATGGGCGCACCTCCCacaacgacgagcttgaggCCTTGAAGCAGCTTCAGTCCGCTCGACTTGCCGGGCTCGTTGTCAGGTGCGATTGACAAGTGAGGATCATCCGCGGGCCACTCAAGACCACGTACTTCACCCAGGATGGATGGCACAGTGAAAAGCCTCGCAGCACGGCATTCAGCCAGCATTTGAGCCACTGAAACTCCGCTTGGGATCGTAGTTGCGGCCGGAAGGGCAATCGGCATTCCGATCGAGAGCGATAGGCAGACGGCAAGCAGACCAAAGCCATGGTAGAGAGGCAGGGTCGACAGGGTCACGTCGCGCTCGACACCCAGGTTGGATGAAAGCTCGTGGCAGCTCGCGTATCCAAGCAGATATCTGTGGCAGTGTGGAATCAGCTTGGGCAAGCCGGTGGAGCCGGTTGAATGAAAGAGGACAACGCTACAGTCGTTTGGATCAACCTCCTCTCCTTCCAGAGAGTCTTGACTAGGCCTCGTTGGCATTGCCCACTTCTCTCTATCAAGCCACGATATGAGCGAAGGCGCCGGTATCGGAAGGCAGCGCGTGTCTTTCGAATGAGGATGCGTAAGAGTGTCCAGATCGCTGATAAGGCTACCATGGCTCGCAGAAAGGCCCGCATTAGCCCACACTTGCTCGGCAGTCAATACAAAGCCAGCATCAGCTCCCTTGagcagatgctcgacggCCTCTCCGGAAAGCCTTGCTGACAGGAGGAGAAACTGAACCGGCATTCGCAAAATTATCGTGGCAAGGTCAGCATCCGGGCAAGCTTTCTGCTCTCTTTCGAGCGTGCAGCGAAGGTGCGAAAATTCGATCCACTTACTGGATTTCCGAGTTTGACGAGAGCGAGTATGTACACCATGATGTTGAGATCGCTACCGAGGAATATGGCAACGGGCCTACCGCGCTGCACCTGATGTGGGTCGTCGGATCTCATTCGTGAACGCTGGGCTATCTGCCTAGTCACCAACCACTCGGCACAGGTGTCGACTGCGCAAAGCAGGTCTGAATGCGTGATTTGTACTGCATCTTGAAGTTTATTGTTGTGGGAGAATTGAATGGCGTAAATGTGTTGAGGGTTGTTCTTTGCGGAagcctgcagcagctggtaCAGCGTCGTGATTCCTTGTGCGGGTTCAGTTCGCCGCGTTGCCACAAAGCCAGGCTCGATCGTCAGGAGGGGTCGTACGAATGGAGCAGGAGGTGATACAGTCATCTTGCAAGTAGAGCAACGTCTTTGACGTGAAAGAAGGCAGAAAGGATGTCTGGGCAAAGGATGACGAGCATTCAAAGTGAAGAGAGCGTCAAGTATAAGTGGTGATTCTTCCAGCTGTCAACCCTCTGAAAACGCCACACGCTGAACTCACTTGCTGGCTTTGAGTATCCGTCGCGATCAATTTACATTCGCTGCACAGAGTAGCGTGCTCAATCCGGTCTCGATGAATACTCGTTTGGTCTCCCGACCATTGCTACCCTCGATTTGGGTAGAGCGCACAGGTGTTGGTTTTGGAAAAGGGTCGTTAGAAGCGCCAAAACGGGGTCGGGTAAGCAGCTGTCGGACAGCGCCAAAGTGATTTACCCCAGTTTCCCTAGTTTCCCTTCTTTTTGTGTTTCCCTAATCCCTTCAGTAAATCAAGTACAGTAATCTGGAAACAAcacaaaaaacaaaaaacaaTAAACAATAAACAATAAAcaaaaaaaacaaaaatcAAAAAAGGGGGCAGCATTTGAAAAATTAATCTCgaatactcgtgactctaacgattcgtgcttgtaCAGCTGGAAACAGCCAACCCCGGGTAACTCAGACAAAATCTCTCATTAGACCCTGTCTTCTCATatcgacattcgtgattgtgtcGAAGAGGACGCTTCGTCGAAGCGAAACAAGGTAAGGTACATTGCCAGTACCCGAATAATGAATGCATTCAACCAGTGGCGTGGCGTCTATTGTCCCAAAGGAATCACCTGCCCATCTCCTTTTGTCTCTCGCAGGAGTCTCGATGCTTTCTCCCTCCGTCTTCCTGCTTGCCTATCCGATCCATCGTTCTTGATCAGTAGTCGTCAGTATGTACTACCTGAGCCTTTTTGCCTGCTTCTATGCTCTGTTTgctgcggcagcagcggttCCAGCTTTCAGCGAAGAATCTATGGTGCTGCCACACCAATCACGAGCCGCCTCGGATGGTCCAGCATTGCTCTCGAGCAGTGTCAAGGTGATATCGCCTCCATTCAATTCGACTTTCCGTTTTGGTGAGTAGCCGTTCACAATTTACCTTACCAGAGTGAGTGTGAAGAAGGGCCCTCATTGATGCCGCTCTCTTCCTGCCATGATGCGCTTCAGACGGACACCTTTTCAACTTTACATACGACGGCATTGGCGGCTCTAAATTCCACACCACAGCAGTCCAGGTTCAGATCACCACTCTCGGAATGGGTGAAGGATATAGAGCAACAGGAATGCCCAAGACGTTTAACGGATATGCGCGAACCACAGAGGCTACGATCGCCAACATTCGTCCGAACGCATTCCAACCCAATTCCAGCCGTCTCGAATTGGACGGCAAGCTCTTCAATCGATACGAATACCAGTTGATGGCGCCAAAGATTCCAGAATGGCAACGGGATCTGCCAGGGTATCTGGTTGTGATTGAATTCTACTCTACTCCGAGTGTACGTGTGACAGCTAATCTGCTCCTCTCAGACAGTAGCTACAGCcgattgacgattcgtTTTGTTTTTCATTTTCTTACCAGGATCAAGACTTGCTGTGGACCAACGTGCAGTATTGGCCATTGAAGCTCACATCGTCTACTCCTATTTGATGCATCCGTTCGCTTGGTCGATGCTTGTGATGTGATCCGAGTCGCAAAGCTTTGACAGGTAGAAACACTCGCGACATTCCGAATGAAACTGTACGTTGCAGGCCTCGCGTTCTCGTTGATTGTGTTGAAGAAAGTGACCAATCCAACCGCCAGCAGACATGGAGTAAATTACCTTCCATACATGGCTCATATTGATGGTGGATCTCATACGAATACTCAGATAGCTAAAAGCTGCACAAAATCAGGACAGACCTGTCCGCACTCATTAGTTTCAGAGTATAGAACTGTTTCTGCATCTTGAAGGACCTTCATCAGATAGCAGTTACTTCCTCTGGGCTAGAGCGGGTCATGTTTGGAGATCATCTGGCAGTGCGCAAAACGAAGTGGCATACTATGTACTGCTTTACCATACATCTGCGGCCTGAGAGCTCGAGACTGAGCCTGTAACGAAAGCCGGGCAAGATCTGCATCCAACGATCGCGTACCATTTTCTATCTTCAACGCATGACGACAGTGAATCACCAGAATCATAGGGAGAGAACAGTGAAGCATTCCGCTTATATCCAACACTAGGAAGCAAGACATCCTCTACTCTAAAGTCGCTCGACTCACATGTATAAAAGGCGAAAACAATCAAGGAGGCCAAAGCTTCCGGACAAATGGTATTCACAAGAATGCTAATGACAGATGACCACAGAAAGAAGCGATGTCTATGCGCAAAGCATGGCGCCCCTCAAGGCAGGGAACATCTTGAGTAAAAATGCATCCGGATCTGGCCAGTGTTGGTTGGTCAAGGTGCTTCCACATTTGTCCATCTGAGTGTCCGAGTACGATCCCGCCTCGATCCTACGAACCTCTTGCTCCAACAATGGAATGAGGTGGGAGAATGGCTGTGAACAAGAGTGCTGATCGATCCTGATATCTCCTGCTGCATTGATTTCGGCCAATTCTGGTGCAGAAACAGGTCGACCAGAGGGTTCGAGGTAGCGCTCACCTCCTCGGCCGCACCGTTGCTCCTGAAGATCATGCTGGTCCTTGGGCAAAGCTTGTGCGTGGAGCCCCTTGACACAGGCTCGTGTCAACACCGCCTCGAGCGATTGACGTCGAATCTTCTTGAAAGTAACGCTGCGCGCCCAGCCTAGAATATGCTCAGCCTTGTCGTCCATGAGATAAGCGTGAGTCTGGATTTCATCCCCGCTTTTTGCGTCAGCAGAGACGTACAACCGAAGGCTCGTGTATGCACCTAGCCTGCTTCTTGGGACTAGCAGTACCTCGCCTACTTTTGCTCCGATAAAcgcctcgtcatcgttcACCAAGTCAGACAAGCTGAGCAGGAGGCCTCCAGCGTGCAGCATCACGTCGTGAAGGATCACATCTGTGGTCGCAGAGCTGAGCATATTTCCAACATTGGCGTTGCAGTGGAGTGACGTCGGATGTTGGAGAACCGCACACGCCTGTAGTTCGCGTAGATCCACAGTGAAAGATTGAATCGTTTGAAAATTCAGGCAGTACTGTACCCGCTTGCTAAACAGATCGTAAGCTTGGCGTCCGTCCAGGCAAATGATCGAAGCATTGTAGCCAGCTCGTTGCCTCTGTTGCAGATCACGGAAGAGTCTGGGCACAGCCGTGGCCTGCTTGTCTGACTCTATGCGAGCTTGACTATCAGCGTCTTCCAGGCCTGCAATGTGGCCCAGTACATAGGCGTCTTTGACGCGGAGCCGCATGTCGTTCGTCTGCGGCATGCACAATTGTTGGATTGCAAATGCCGTGAACCGCTCCTCTGGGTCGTCTGGAGTTGCTTCGATCGCCACTTGTAGGCGTGTTCTGGTCAAGTCGACTTGGGTGTCACCGGCGGAGTCGGCATCTGGTAGAACCAAAGGTGCTCTAAAGGtgagctccttgagcaGAAAGCTTCGTTCTCCCTTGTCTTGGGCAAGAGCCATCAAGCCTTGTACTGCCAGTTCTCCATgaagcgatgcagagaAAACCGAATGCCCAACCACCTTGTGGCCCGATACTGTCTCCTGGAACAACGAAAGCGGTCTGGTGATCAGGCTCGCAACAGTATCACTGCGAggcgtcgagctcaaaTCGGGCTCGATCCAGGCTGAGCAACCGGTGATAGGCTTCTGCTCTGTACTTTTGCCGTCGCTAATCTGAGGCGATAGCGCCGGTGAATGAAGACTATCGTCAAAGAGACAGCTTCCTCGAGATGCCTCAGAAGAGGACACAGCATCATTGCCACAGATGGCAGCCAgtcttgcgcttggtggGGGAGGAGAAATCTCGCTAACATGTGTAAGGAATGCCTCCCAAGATACGTGACCTCCAGAAGTCCAGATGGCTCCGAGACATTGCAGCAAGGTGGACCCGTCATCTGCATTCTTGCGCATCGCGGGTAAAGTCTGCAGCTTTATTTGGCGATTGGTCGCCACAGCCTTGATCATGGGTAGACAGATGGGACTTGGGCCCACCTCAATCCAATCGGTGATGCCTCCCATGGGTCACAGCTTGATCGATAGCAGTGGCGAAACGGACGGGCGAGCGCACATGCTCAGAGAGGTAGCTTGCATTGAACACGTCACGCTCACCGGGTTGAACCACACGACCGAGCACGTTGGACGTAATCGCAATCTTTGGTGGTGAAAAGTGTacaagctcagctgcgCGAAGCATTCGCTCGCAAGCAGGCGAAACATGGCTCGAGTGGAACCCGAAAGGCActtgcagcagcttggctttcAAGCCCGAGTCCTTGGCATGCTTGTACAAGCTCGTCAGATCCAGCTTGGTGCCAGAGAGCACGAGGTCGGTTGGACCGTTGTAGCATGCAATCGTTGCGTGCGATCCTGCGTGCGagatcaagtcgagcgcctGTTGCTCCGAAgctgcaagagcaagcaTCTGCGAGTGGCTTCCAAGGCAAAATCGACGAAATAGCACAGACCTTCTTGCAACCAGATAGATGGCGTCCTCGAGGCGAAACACACCTGCAATGTAGGCGGCTGCATAGAAACCAAGGCTATGGCCTGTCACCAGAGCGGGTCGCACCGACATGGAcatgagcagctcggccaACGAGACTTCGATAGAAAAGATAGCCAGTTGCGTAGTCTGATCCTGGTCGTCAAAGCTTGTGGGCGAATCCCCCTGTCTATCGCTTGGGCCAAAAGGGAGAGGAAGCCGGGGAAACCTTGAGCCACAGAAATGCGGAATCNNNNNNNNNNNNNNNNNNNNNNNNNNNNNNNNNNNNNNNNNNNNNNNNNNNNNNNNNNNNNNNNNNNNNNNNNNNNNNNNNNNNNNNNNNNNNNNNNNNNAATTCGTTAGCCTACCCACCGCCACTCCGCTACTCATAGACACGGTCTTTCATGCAGCAGATTCGATCGGTGATTCAATTCGCAAACATGCTTCCAATCCGAACAGCGTGCACGTTTCGAGTTGTTGTACATGCGTAAAGTTAGAACAAGATGAGAACGTGTCTCCTGCCAGCAGGCTGGAGAAACAGTAGAACAGTAACAATCTGATCCGTCGTGTGCAAATACGGCGTTCTGGCCGgatcaacaagctcagACTCGTGCAAGGCGAGCACAATGTCATCCGCACGTAGATGCGTGAGTCTCGACAAGTCTTCCACAGAGACTACCGTTGTACAAGCCGCATCGCCATCCATCTTTGACAGACCCGATGCTGGATGGATAGGCATCTCTCGGCTCTCATGTGCGGCTGAGCCATCGGCTGCAACTCTCGAGGACCGACGGCCCGCTGCATCTTGAGCGTCCACGAAAGCTGCAGTAACAGCACCGTTCTGACTGCGACGCGACAATTTGAATCGAGCTGGTGCACATCCTGCCCACCTTTTGAGTCTTTGCTTTCGCTTGTACAGCCCAGCCGCAGAGCTTGCTGGATTGTCTGAGGCGTCGGCTTCTGCTACCAGCTGTTGCAATTCTGCGCATGCAGCCTGGTGCGAGATCGATTCAATCGTTACTCCTAGCAGCTTGCATCTTTGTGTGAGGATAAACCATGATCGCAGAGCATCTTGCATCTTGCCTCGCTTGTGCTGATCCATGCTCGCACGGTCTACCAGTTTGGTTGGAGATGAAGGCCTCCGCTGTCTCCCTTCATCGCTGTTACCCGTCTGAACTTGGAATGGACCATCAAAGCACCCAATATGGGCTCTGAGCAGCACAGCCGTCCAAAACGACAGATATATCCCTTCAAGCCTAGATCAGATAAAGGTCTCTCTGGCGTAGCCAACATCCCCTGCCCCGCCGAAAGGTAGTACGAAAAACTCGATCATCAACGTCCCGAAGCTCTTGCTCTGAAACGGAGGGAAAGTGACgatgcaagccaagccCCTTTCAAGATCTGTGAACTGACGCTGCGTGGGGAAAACTCAgctttctcgctctcgcttgctcgctcgctcgttgaCTTGCAGTGTAAAGCACTTTTGTGCACCCAAAACTGCAGCACAGACCCAGGATCGCCTCGGGAAGCAAACTTATGACTGTCTTGTTTATACTAGCGCCCCTACTTGTGGGTCTGTTGGTTAACATGCGCGAAATGTACCAGTTCTGTGTCGTGTTGTACCCTGGCGGTCAATTCTTCTATCAACGACTTCTACAAGTTGTCACACTGTGCACACTGCTGTTGGCATCCGTTAAACACGCCGAACGAAGCTTTGCTGTGTATGTCGCACCCTTGCTGGTAGCTAACATTACACGTCGGATTGAAGCTCCCACGTGCTCCATTGCAGCGGGTTGATTTGCTGAACGAGACATAGTTACTGAAAACTGGGTTGATGATAAGTATAGTCAGTATAACAGGCTGGGCCTCCTTGGGTGTGTGGGCAATAGCAGCTACGCCCTTGTTCGCAAACACACGAGCAAAACGAATCGCGTTGCATCAACAAGTTACGTCGGGAGGCGAGCTATGCTCTCGCAGACGCCCTCGCCCTATCGCACGAGacgcaatcgtgagtcggaCTTGGgttggaatcgtgaatggaatCGGGTTCACCGCCGTGACGTGGGGCGTGGGGTAAAAAAACAACACGGACGTGGCAAAGGTGGTTCGTGCGGGATTTCGGCTGAATTTTGGCTGAGCCGCGTCGGGTCGACCCGAccgacattcgtgattcacgattcgtgattcagttGAGtatacaatcacgaatgctcgGCCAAGATGCTTATAgccgagtcacgagtctcgGTGAATATCAACCAAACCGGAGATCcaattcacaatcacgaatcacgaatcacgaatcacgagtcacgaatggtgaTCTGCAAGCACTTATCACCGAAAGGTACACGGGCCACGCCTCACACAGAGCCAGTCACGTGTGAAGAATCATCACGGGGTTTTTCAGCCTTAACTTAGCTATTCTCAACTCGTTCATGGTCGTGATTCTTACTGCATCCCACCACCCtccatcatcgtcgacgacttGGCCATGACCAAGGTAGGCTACTGCGAGCTCACTCAGCGCCGGGCCGCATAGAGTACGATCTAATGCCGCAGTGCTCTTGTACTTTGCTATGTCTTGCCCACAGGATCGCACCGAACCATTGATGGCCAGCTCGCACAGCTTGTCGACGATCGCTGGAACCAAACGCAAAGCGCAAGATATAGCGCGCGATCACGTCGTCCAATCTACATCCGCTTGGTCCAATACACGATCCCATCACGCCGACGATTGGCCTTCACAGCGCTACTGTGCCTCGCCCACTGGTTCTGTTGAACTTGGCGCGCCTGTAACGTCACGCCCCAGTCTCGTGCTGGCGCAACATAGCCAAGATGACGAACCGCGACACACCCACCAGGATGATACCGTTGCGGCCGGAGTCAATCACTCTGCCAACATCTCGCCAACCGCGAGTGCTTCAGCGAAATCCCCAGCCAGGCGTTGTCGTTCTACTTTGAGCTGCACAGAGTGCCGGAAATGCAAGATCAAATGCGATCGCAATGTTCCGCGATGCTCCAGCTGTGTCCGTCGCGGCGTGCCGTACTTGTGTCGATGGGGCGACGCACGTGATGATTTGCACGAAATGCAGCACCCACACTCGCCCATGGCGGTCGCCTCTCACTCTCGATCCAGCAAACCTGCTTCTCCACATCCCAATCCCAACGCCCATGTCTCGACGCCTAATCACGACGCTCCGGTTGAACACGCGCACACCGTCACCAGCTCAGATTCGATCAGCAGTCGCAATAGTTTGCATGCGCGCGTTAAACGTATCGAAGCTAGCCTCGCCTCGGACGCAGCTGTAAGGCCTCAGTCTGGCGCGTCATTACCACGGTCTAGCAGTTTAGATAGTCGCACGCGTGGTCTAGCGCTGCTTCCCAAGTCGTCGGTGCTGCGCTCCCTTGTTGACTTCTACTTTGTCCACGTTGAGCCGGGCATCGATGTTCTCCCTTCGCAATCGTCGTTTCTTCGTCAGATTCAGCCGCTCATCACGCGCTCGCAGCATGTCAAGGCAGCGCTCGGCCTCTCCGACACCAATATGTTGGCTACTATCAAGGCTCTGCCCGCCAAGCCAGAAAGCCATCCTGCCATCGAGAAAGTCGACCAGTCAGGCGCAACTGACGAGACGGGCATCACCGCCACccccaccaccaccaccaccaccaccaccaccgtcgCTTTGTCCGGCGCGTCTAGTATTGCCGACGATGCTACTCGCAGCTCAAACGTGCAAAACGACCATCTGTGGCAAGAAATCGACCTGATCGCCTTGTTGCTCGTCCTTCTACAGGGCGCCTTTGAGCATCTCACCATCAAAGAGCTTCAGCGTTACGGGCTTGACGTTGAGAATCAGGCCGAACTTGATCGTGCCTCTCAAGTGTATTGCGATGCCGCGCTCGACCTTGTGCGTTTGGACTCGCGATTAGAAACGCCTACGCTCACCTTTCTCCAAGTCGTTGTAAGCATGCGCCATTACTACCTTCATCGCGGTCGACACCGCACCTACGCCACATTCAACACCATGGCGATTCGACTTGCAATCCAACTCGGCCTTCACCGTCTCGGCAGCCTCGGGCAGGATCTTGCCAACACGGAactgctcgagcaagccaacACAGCACCGACATTGCCAGCCGCATCATCGTCCACTTCGACGCAGCATGCATCCAACCTGTGGGGGCTCTTCCTTCCATCCACGCAGCGCAGACGTTGGCTCGATGCGTCGTACGCCAAGTTTGCTCCTCACGATCTTGTGTTGCGTGAACTAGGTCGTAAGGTATGGAACGTCCTCGTCTGCATGGACTGGTTCCAAGCCTCTCATTACGACGGCTACTACTCGGTACATCCGGGTTCCTTCACTACAGCTCATCCAATCAATCTTTCCCAGAAACACATCGAGTCTGCTCTCATGTCTGGCACGCTGCCTCGACCTTTTCCGCAAGATCATCCGACCGAGTCGTCATTCCTTCCAATCCTCAGCTCGATCGCCCAATGCTCGCTCGAAATGGCTGATGCAGCCAACAAGGGTAGGTCTAGCTATGCCGATCTTTGCGTCATCGAAGCTCAGTTGCGCACCATTCTCGATCAACTCCCGCGCTTCTATCGCCTGGATGGTCACTGCGAGAATCTGGGCGAGGTGCAAGCATTCCACCGACAAGTACCACGTCTCACTTTTCAAAGGCTCTTGATCAACGAGACGATCCACCATCGCATCCTCAAGATCCATCGGCTCTATCTTTTGGTTGGGCTTCAATCTGAAGCTTTTCAACCGAGCGCCAAGGCTTGCATTTCTAGCTCGTTGCGCCTTGTCGAACTGGTAGACATGGCAGATGCTCGATCCTGGCCTGGGCTACGCTATTGGCACCTCAAGCTGCATCTCGCCGACGCGCTTTCCAACCTTGCGGTGGTACTCATTCATCGAGCTGGCCAGCCAGAGACGGACGAGACTCGTCACTATCGCTCGTGTCTGAATCGCGGTGTTCAGATTCTGCGTAGTGGCATCATGACTGCTTATCTTAGCGCCAGCATTCAGGTGATCCGCGCCTTGGCCAGAGCCGAGCTCTCACAACGGCGTCGCAACAACGATCATGTGTCAAGCCGCCATCCGCTCGTCACTGCcgccgacgatgatgaccaAGCAGCATGCAACAATCGCGAAGACTTGGACCAAGTGAGTGCACGCATTGGCTTGATGGCCGACACGCACAAagaggaggatggcgacagcagctcgatTACAAGAGCATTGATTGCCGATGCCACTACCACTCGTTCCTCCACCACGTTTGTATCAGGAGCTATCGAAGCTTCGGGTGGTCACACACAGCCCGCGACGACTGCTTCGGCTTTGTCATCAGACGAGGTGTCGCATTATTCGTCTCCGGTGCAAATTGATCTCGACAACTTTGTGTCGAGGGTGATGCCCGGAAACACATTTGGATTCTGGCAGCCGACTTCGGCCGCCGATACGTCGCTGGCGGAGCATACAATGGCTGGGCCTGCAGAAATAATGGCAGAGGATAGTGGTGCCAACTGGTCGAATCTCACATACCCAGTTGATTGGACTGAGGTTTTGGCTCAAATCACCTCATCCACGGCTCAAAGACTCTCGGACCCAGTTGGCCGCCAACGCCCTTTTCACTAGACTTGGCTAGTCGTGGGTCGACGATGCCCCCTCGGTGTACGGACAGTAGCCTTCCAGATGcccttttctttttttttctttttttttctctctAAAAATTTTCGCAGCAGGCCATAAAACAAGCGTAATTTCCGCGTCACACAAGTCCAAGGAGAGCGGAGAGAGGAGATCATATTGTATGTGTGCACAAACGAGGTCAGTGGCAGATGAGAAAGGAATCGGGCACAAGTCGGCATACCGACGTCAAAGATCTGTATCGATCTTTTGCGCATACTAGTCGCATACTAGTCTGGAGTGCGAGCAGCGTTCCTGGCGCTTGACACGCGGCTGCCTGTAAGGCACACGCTCCCGTTGCACACACTCGCCCCGCCACGACTCGGAACAGATGCATGGCGGTGTTATGCTGGTGCACACGCCTGTCATGTCGGTGATCGCCTCTATCAGCGTCCGACCGACGGTCTCGGAGATGCTCGGCGGGGGATGAACGGATCAAAGcgcgaatcatgaatcgcaTATCGACCGTGGACCGATGAATTAATTCACAGATCAACAATTCGAATCAGAAAAAAATATGAATAATTCCGCGGTTAttcatattcacgattgtcaatTTAGAAGTACGAGAGTTGGTGgttacagtcacgagtatctCGTGAGTCTCGCGTGGA carries:
- a CDS encoding uncharacterized protein (related to HAP1 - heme activator protein): MSCPQDRTEPLMASSHSLSTIAGTKRKAQDIARDHVVQSTSAWSNTRSHHADDWPSQRYCASPTGSVELGAPVTSRPSLVLAQHSQDDEPRHTHQDDTVAAGVNHSANISPTASASAKSPARRCRSTLSCTECRKCKIKCDRNVPRCSSCVRRGVPYLCRWGDARDDLHEMQHPHSPMAVASHSRSSKPASPHPNPNAHVSTPNHDAPVEHAHTVTSSDSISSRNSLHARVKRIEASLASDAAVRPQSGASLPRSSSLDSRTRGLALLPKSSVLRSLVDFYFVHVEPGIDVLPSQSSFLRQIQPLITRSQHVKAALGLSDTNMLATIKALPAKPESHPAIEKVDQSGATDETGITATPTTTTTTTTTVALSGASSIADDATRSSNVQNDHLWQEIDLIALLLVLLQGAFEHLTIKELQRYGLDVENQAELDRASQVYCDAALDLVRLDSRLETPTLTFLQVVVSMRHYYLHRGRHRTYATFNTMAIRLAIQLGLHRLGSLGQDLANTELLEQANTAPTLPAASSSTSTQHASNLWGLFLPSTQRRRWLDASYAKFAPHDLVLRELGRKVWNVLVCMDWFQASHYDGYYSVHPGSFTTAHPINLSQKHIESALMSGTLPRPFPQDHPTESSFLPILSSIAQCSLEMADAANKGRSSYADLCVIEAQLRTILDQLPRFYRLDGHCENLGEVQAFHRQVPRLTFQRLLINETIHHRILKIHRLYLLVGLQSEAFQPSAKACISSSLRLVELVDMADARSWPGLRYWHLKLHLADALSNLAVVLIHRAGQPETDETRHYRSCLNRGVQILRSGIMTAYLSASIQVIRALARAELSQRRRNNDHVSSRHPLVTAADDDDQAACNNREDLDQVSARIGLMADTHKEEDGDSSSITRALIADATTTRSSTTFVSGAIEASGGHTQPATTASALSSDEVSHYSSPVQIDLDNFVSRVMPGNTFGFWQPTSAADTSLAEHTMAGPAEIMAEDSGANWSNLTYPVDWTEVLAQITSSTAQRLSDPVGRQRPFH